The Ascaphus truei isolate aAscTru1 chromosome 11, aAscTru1.hap1, whole genome shotgun sequence genome includes a window with the following:
- the LOC142462910 gene encoding taste receptor type 2 member 7-like — protein sequence MTVSYRNWRKDTSLNQCDLILLSMGLSNLDLLCIMNTQSFLFLVRFHIQFYSEVRSALYFLQMFLVYLSFWLTAWLCVYYCIKITNFMHRLFLRVKLWISSVLQKLLLMSAVGSFIISVPTLWTCHQIDNRENRTHSLTANCSVENETPVFYISNITIAAVLGCCLPFLLSFISIGLTLTSLWGHVWRMKQKTSDFSIPRLEVHSRAARNMILLVVLSMSVCLANIYLLLYPNDPKNIWSHIFWYVTMSYPTAQAFLLIQGNTKLRRVCQGILQCINPVRAPLHSVIDFLARVLEEIRFRAHASSQSLEKVP from the coding sequence ATGACTGTGAGCTACAGAAACTGGAGAAAAGATACCAGCCTGAATCAGTGCGATCTCATCCTACTTAGTATGGGTTTGTCTAATTTAGATTTGCTGTGTATAATGAATACACAATCGTTCCTTTTTCTGGTCCGGTTTCACATCCAGTTCTACAGTGAGGTCCGCTCAGCTCTGTATTTTCTACAGATGTTCCTAGTTTACTTAAGCTTCTGGCTCACTGCCTGGCTCTGTGTCTACTACTGCATCAAAATTACCAACTTCATGCATCGTCTCTTCCTCCGAGTGAAGCTATGGATTTCCTCTGTGTTGCAGAAGCTGCTGCTGATGTCAGCCGTGGGATCCTTTATTATAAGTGTCCCAACGCTGTGGACTTGCCACCAAATAGATAACCGGGAAAACagaactcacagtctcacagccaACTGCAGTGTGGAGAATGAAACACCCGTTTTTTACATCTCTAACATAACCATCGCGGCCGTGCTAGGATGCTGTTTGCCATTTCTGCTATCATTCATTTCTATTGGGCTCACACTGACTTCTCTCTGGGGACACGTCTGGAGGATGAAGCAGAAGACATCAGACTTCAGCATTCCCCGGTTAGAGGTACATTCCAGAGCAGCCAGGAACATGATACTGCTTGTTGTCCTCTCCATGTCTGTCTGCCTAGCAAATATCTACCTCCTCTTGTATCCTAATGATCCAAAAAACATATGGTCACATATCTTTTGGTACGTTACCATGTCCTACCCCACAGCACAAGCCTTCCTACTAATCCAGGGGAACACCAAGTTAAGGAGAGTGTGTCAGGGAATCCTGCAGTGCATTAACCCTGTGAGAGCCCCATTACATAGTGTGATAGATTTTTTAGCTCGTGTTCTAGAGGAGATCAGATTCCGTGCTCATGCTTCaagccagtcacttgaaaaagtcccctag